In Haloimpatiens massiliensis, the following are encoded in one genomic region:
- a CDS encoding MATE family efflux transporter produces the protein MDSKERRNLILEGNMYKVIITLALPIMINNLIQTLYNLADGVWVSKIGSVHFAATSFVWPINFLFVSIGIGLSIAGTSILSQLIGASKYDKANKYASQLVAISFFISVVFSAIGYIISPLVIKLMGGSGELLKYSSIYLKITFLDMPFMFLFFNYNSIMNAQGNTLQPTILSAISAILNIVLDPIFIFNFNMGIKGAAIATLLTKALLSVAGFSMLKLKPGTIKISFKNFKFNKDILYKIIKIAVPSSIGQSGSALGFMVLNSFIASYGTATIAAFGMVNRITGLVMQPAMGIGAALTSIVGQNLGNDQMKRVKEAFRKSLKLTIAFSLLGCIIMLIWDKQIIEFFIQSKDDSSVISQGITYLQYIAYSMPLMGIFSVLQGIFQGSGHTKYSMAMEIGRLWFVRLPMILAFKYLTNIGSTGIWFSMSFSNLIICIYGYLIYRKNQWQKRIIK, from the coding sequence ATGGATTCGAAGGAAAGAAGAAATTTAATATTGGAAGGAAATATGTACAAAGTTATAATCACATTAGCTTTACCAATTATGATAAATAATTTAATACAGACTTTATATAATTTAGCAGATGGAGTATGGGTTAGTAAAATAGGTTCAGTACATTTTGCAGCTACATCTTTTGTTTGGCCTATTAATTTTTTATTTGTTTCTATTGGAATAGGATTGTCCATAGCAGGTACATCGATTTTATCCCAATTAATAGGAGCATCTAAATATGACAAAGCTAATAAATATGCCAGTCAATTAGTTGCCATTTCTTTTTTTATTTCTGTAGTTTTTTCAGCAATTGGATACATAATAAGTCCATTAGTAATAAAACTTATGGGTGGTTCAGGAGAATTGTTAAAATATAGTAGTATATATTTGAAAATAACTTTTTTAGATATGCCATTTATGTTTTTATTTTTTAATTATAATTCTATAATGAATGCCCAAGGTAATACTTTACAACCTACAATACTTAGTGCAATTAGTGCAATTTTGAATATAGTATTAGATCCTATTTTTATATTTAATTTTAATATGGGCATAAAGGGTGCTGCTATTGCTACTTTATTAACAAAAGCATTACTTAGTGTAGCTGGATTTTCTATGTTAAAGTTAAAGCCGGGAACTATAAAAATAAGTTTTAAAAATTTCAAATTTAATAAGGATATATTATATAAAATTATAAAAATTGCTGTGCCATCTTCTATTGGACAATCTGGTTCTGCATTAGGTTTTATGGTCTTAAATAGTTTTATTGCCTCTTATGGTACAGCTACTATAGCCGCCTTTGGTATGGTTAACAGAATTACGGGACTTGTAATGCAGCCTGCAATGGGTATTGGAGCTGCTTTAACTTCTATTGTAGGACAAAACTTAGGAAATGATCAGATGAAAAGAGTTAAAGAGGCTTTTAGAAAATCTTTAAAACTTACAATAGCATTTTCACTATTAGGATGCATAATTATGTTAATTTGGGACAAGCAAATCATAGAATTTTTCATACAGTCTAAAGATGATAGTAGTGTAATATCTCAAGGTATTACATATCTTCAATACATAGCTTATTCTATGCCTTTGATGGGGATTTTTAGTGTACTTCAAGGAATATTCCAAGGCTCTGGACATACAAAGTATTCCATGGCTATGGAAATAGGTAGACTTTGGTTTGTAAGATTGCCTATGATACTTGCATTTAAGTATTTAACAAATATAGGATCTACTGGTATTTGGTTTTCTATGAGTTTTAGCAATCTTATAATTTGTATATATGGATATTTAATTTACAGGAAAAATCAATGGCAAAAAAGAATAATAAAATGA
- a CDS encoding GNAT family N-acetyltransferase, producing MENLLLKLRTLEHVKIFWKKSQDEEIERLFPFNRGTLSDAIKLYKESLKPGARSFGKVIDINGKYIGDVWCYGIDEDDEKQAFVSIVIFDKTCWGKGIGKHVLKQFCQLVFERYAINKLCAFTYKDNKRSIGALESVGFKKIEEVEEDGVFSCYYELLRL from the coding sequence TTGGAAAATTTATTATTGAAACTACGAACACTTGAACATGTAAAAATCTTTTGGAAAAAGTCTCAAGATGAAGAGATAGAGAGGCTATTTCCATTTAACAGGGGTACATTAAGCGACGCAATCAAATTATATAAAGAATCATTAAAGCCTGGTGCAAGGAGCTTTGGAAAAGTTATCGATATAAATGGTAAATATATAGGTGATGTTTGGTGCTATGGAATAGATGAGGATGATGAGAAGCAGGCATTCGTAAGTATAGTCATATTTGATAAAACATGCTGGGGGAAGGGAATTGGCAAACATGTATTAAAACAATTTTGTCAACTTGTTTTTGAAAGATATGCTATCAATAAATTATGTGCATTTACTTATAAAGATAATAAAAGATCCATAGGTGCTTTGGAAAGTGTAGGATTTAAAAAGATTGAGGAAGTGGAAGAAGATGGTGTGTTTTCATGTTATTATGAATTATTGAGGTTGTAA
- a CDS encoding N(4)-(beta-N-acetylglucosaminyl)-L-asparaginase: MWGIIGTWEMALEGIKKASSLLENGDSAGIAIIEAIKNVEDNPSYTSVGYGGLPNENGEVELDAAFMDGSNLSFGAVAGIKNFKNPINIAKELSKSRFNIFLVGKGAESFAEKSGFEKKHMLTLKAKKVWEKRLKDIKEKNLSPYAGHDTVGMVCLDKYKNMTAATSTSGLFMKKEGRVGDSPMPGSGIYVDSKIGGATATGLGEDIMKGCISYETVRLMEEGYTPQEAARIITEKFNRKLMDRRGVAGAFSIVCMNKQGQWGVGTNVEFPFVVSTEIEGTKVYMANFKNNKTVYKELI, translated from the coding sequence ATGTGGGGAATTATAGGTACTTGGGAAATGGCATTAGAAGGTATAAAGAAGGCTTCTAGTTTGTTGGAGAATGGAGATAGTGCTGGTATAGCTATTATTGAAGCGATAAAGAATGTGGAGGATAATCCAAGCTACACGTCTGTAGGTTATGGTGGCCTTCCAAATGAAAATGGTGAAGTAGAACTAGATGCAGCTTTTATGGATGGAAGTAATTTATCTTTTGGTGCAGTGGCAGGTATAAAAAATTTTAAAAATCCTATAAATATAGCTAAAGAACTTAGTAAATCTAGATTTAATATTTTTCTAGTGGGAAAAGGTGCAGAAAGTTTTGCAGAAAAAAGTGGTTTTGAGAAAAAACATATGTTAACCTTAAAAGCAAAAAAAGTTTGGGAAAAAAGATTAAAGGATATTAAAGAAAAAAATTTAAGTCCATATGCTGGCCACGATACTGTAGGAATGGTATGTTTAGACAAATATAAAAATATGACAGCTGCTACATCCACTAGTGGACTTTTTATGAAAAAAGAAGGTAGAGTAGGAGACTCTCCTATGCCTGGATCTGGTATTTATGTAGACAGCAAAATTGGTGGTGCAACTGCAACTGGGTTAGGTGAGGATATCATGAAGGGTTGTATTTCTTACGAAACTGTCCGACTTATGGAAGAAGGATACACTCCTCAGGAAGCTGCTCGTATAATTACAGAAAAATTTAATAGAAAACTTATGGATAGAAGAGGCGTTGCAGGTGCTTTTTCTATAGTTTGTATGAATAAACAAGGGCAATGGGGAGTTGGAACTAATGTAGAGTTTCCATTTGTGGTGTCCACAGAGATAGAGGGAACGAAGGTCTATATGGCTAATTTTAAAAATAATAAAACTGTATATAAAGAGTTGATTTAA
- a CDS encoding flavodoxin: MKKINIIYWSGTGNTEKMAEAIRDGASLNDVEVNLLNVTQTEIEDITGADAIALGCPAMGAEELEEGEMEPFIESIESKLTGKKLALFGSYGWGDGEWMRNWENRMESLGAQLLETGLIINEEPDEEGLKKCNQLGKKLADI, from the coding sequence ATGAAGAAAATTAATATAATATACTGGAGTGGTACAGGTAATACGGAAAAAATGGCAGAAGCAATTAGGGATGGAGCATCCTTAAATGATGTAGAAGTAAATTTATTAAATGTAACTCAGACAGAAATTGAAGATATAACAGGCGCAGATGCTATTGCATTAGGTTGCCCAGCTATGGGTGCTGAGGAACTAGAAGAAGGTGAAATGGAACCATTTATAGAAAGTATTGAGTCAAAATTAACTGGAAAGAAACTAGCATTGTTTGGATCTTATGGTTGGGGCGATGGAGAATGGATGAGGAATTGGGAGAATAGAATGGAAAGTTTAGGTGCCCAGTTATTAGAAACAGGATTAATAATAAATGAGGAACCAGATGAAGAAGGGCTAAAAAAATGCAACCAGCTTGGAAAAAAATTAGCTGATATTTAG
- a CDS encoding DUF1294 domain-containing protein has translation MNIYLKYYFIFLNLLGFICMYIDKEKAKRNKWRIKESTLLAIAAFGGSIGAYLGMKIFRHKTKHTKFKYGIPIIILIQLLVLLYWNNKIYK, from the coding sequence ATGAACATATACTTAAAGTATTATTTTATTTTTTTAAATTTATTAGGATTTATATGTATGTATATTGATAAAGAGAAAGCTAAAAGAAATAAATGGAGAATAAAAGAAAGTACTTTGTTGGCAATAGCAGCATTTGGAGGAAGTATAGGAGCTTATTTAGGTATGAAAATATTTAGACACAAAACTAAACATACTAAATTTAAATATGGTATTCCCATTATAATATTAATTCAACTATTAGTACTTTTATATTGGAACAATAAAATATATAAATAA
- the thiM gene encoding hydroxyethylthiazole kinase → MQIRQNVKLKKPLIHCITNPISINDCANMVLAVGAKPIMAEHPLEVAEITATSKALGVNLGNITDTRMKSMLISGKIAFENKIPQVIDLVGVACSKLRLNYAKKFIFQCHPNVIKGNMSEIKAIYGIESNSKGIDVGEFDMVTEKNSERSIEMLKKLSLQTGAVIAATGVVDIITNGIDTYLITNGCEMLSMVTGTGCMLNTLIASCISSKNIFGGTVLAIALMGICGELSQHVKGTGSFKTELIDNMFSISDDMITEKIKYRVE, encoded by the coding sequence TTGCAAATAAGACAGAATGTTAAATTAAAAAAACCACTAATTCATTGTATTACAAATCCTATTTCAATAAATGATTGCGCAAATATGGTGCTTGCGGTTGGTGCCAAACCTATTATGGCGGAGCACCCTTTGGAGGTTGCTGAAATTACTGCTACTTCTAAAGCTTTGGGAGTTAATCTTGGGAATATAACAGACACAAGAATGAAATCTATGTTGATTTCAGGTAAAATTGCCTTTGAAAATAAAATTCCACAAGTAATTGATTTGGTAGGTGTGGCTTGCAGTAAACTTCGATTAAATTATGCAAAGAAATTTATTTTCCAGTGTCATCCAAATGTTATTAAGGGCAACATGTCTGAAATAAAAGCAATTTATGGTATAGAGAGTAATTCAAAGGGTATTGATGTGGGTGAATTTGACATGGTAACAGAAAAAAATTCCGAAAGAAGTATCGAAATGTTAAAAAAATTGTCTTTGCAAACCGGGGCTGTTATTGCAGCAACAGGAGTGGTAGATATAATAACAAATGGTATTGATACATATTTAATAACCAATGGCTGTGAAATGCTTTCAATGGTAACTGGTACAGGTTGTATGCTTAATACACTTATAGCAAGTTGTATTTCTTCTAAAAATATATTTGGAGGTACTGTTCTTGCTATAGCTCTTATGGGAATATGTGGTGAACTTTCTCAGCATGTTAAGGGGACTGGAAGTTTTAAAACTGAACTTATAGATAATATGTTTAGTATTTCTGATGATATGATAACAGAAAAAATAAAATATAGAGTAGAATAA
- a CDS encoding PadR family transcriptional regulator: MYFIIDRKSTLWYNVATRLYHKVGENMSYNTQLYRGVIEGAILKIISTSETYGYEIYQKLKEYGFSEFAEGSLYPILLRLERNSFIVANKKRSPLGPERKYYNLTLKGQDLLSEFEKQWDTVVLNMKKVWKDTRV; the protein is encoded by the coding sequence ATGTATTTTATAATTGATAGAAAGTCTACCTTGTGGTACAATGTAGCTACTAGATTGTACCACAAGGTAGGTGAGAATATGAGTTATAATACGCAATTATATAGAGGGGTAATTGAGGGAGCTATACTTAAAATAATTTCTACTTCTGAAACTTATGGTTATGAAATATATCAGAAACTTAAAGAGTATGGATTTAGTGAATTTGCAGAAGGGTCCTTGTATCCTATTTTATTAAGACTTGAGCGAAATAGTTTTATTGTTGCAAATAAGAAAAGATCTCCATTAGGTCCCGAAAGGAAATACTACAACTTAACATTAAAAGGTCAAGATTTGTTAAGTGAATTTGAAAAGCAGTGGGATACAGTTGTTTTAAATATGAAAAAGGTTTGGAAAGATACTAGAGTCTAG
- a CDS encoding HIRAN domain-containing protein translates to MSKGYITIVGCEHYFGDKILRVGQIVNLIKDYENEYDDEAIKVEISSIGKVGYVANSPYTVARGCKSAGRIYDSFEEKITASIKFIVKGVAIAEIHDNSNV, encoded by the coding sequence ATGAGCAAGGGATATATAACAATAGTTGGATGTGAACACTATTTTGGAGATAAGATACTGAGAGTAGGACAAATAGTAAATCTTATTAAGGACTATGAAAATGAATACGATGATGAGGCTATAAAAGTAGAGATATCTAGTATTGGTAAAGTAGGTTATGTGGCTAATAGTCCTTATACTGTAGCTAGAGGTTGTAAAAGTGCTGGAAGAATATACGACAGCTTTGAGGAAAAAATTACAGCAAGCATTAAGTTTATTGTAAAGGGAGTAGCTATTGCAGAGATACATGATAATTCAAATGTGTAG
- a CDS encoding aspartyl-phosphate phosphatase Spo0E family protein, with protein MEEVRTLLHKIINDTNLALSSEEVVTISQQLDKLILKFYLEQNE; from the coding sequence ATGGAAGAAGTTAGAACTTTATTACATAAGATAATAAATGATACCAATTTAGCTTTAAGTAGTGAAGAAGTGGTAACTATTAGTCAACAGTTGGACAAGCTTATTTTAAAGTTTTATTTAGAGCAAAATGAATGA
- a CDS encoding DUF1048 domain-containing protein: protein MTVYEIYEEANKLGGEYYTKYDRIYNYIRSSSLKEEHMEDILTDQLDVFLDMQIRNENPNNIIGNDTEEYCRRIIEASNSNLSKSQKFMLKIENIFYMIGIFLTVLSLPSAVEKGEFVFYQYHFVLLLLVVMLSAASLKMIKKGVEPIVSALIITFILIPSAFLIPIFGARYFGAVVLKLNLWILILILAIIWSSYFYIRNKNKKNVVKDI, encoded by the coding sequence ATGACAGTATATGAAATTTACGAAGAAGCAAATAAGCTAGGGGGAGAATATTATACAAAATATGATAGGATATATAACTATATAAGGTCATCTAGTTTAAAAGAAGAACACATGGAAGATATTTTAACAGATCAGTTAGATGTATTTTTAGATATGCAGATTAGAAATGAAAATCCAAATAATATAATAGGAAATGATACAGAAGAATATTGCCGTCGAATAATAGAAGCCTCTAATTCTAATTTAAGTAAATCACAAAAATTTATGCTTAAAATTGAAAATATATTTTATATGATAGGTATATTTTTAACTGTTTTATCATTGCCATCAGCTGTAGAAAAAGGCGAATTTGTATTTTATCAGTATCATTTTGTTTTACTACTATTGGTAGTAATGTTATCTGCTGCTTCTTTGAAGATGATTAAGAAAGGTGTAGAACCTATAGTTTCAGCTTTAATTATAACATTTATACTAATACCTAGTGCATTTTTAATACCTATATTTGGAGCAAGATATTTTGGAGCTGTAGTTTTAAAATTAAATTTATGGATTTTAATATTAATATTAGCCATAATATGGTCTAGTTATTTTTATATAAGAAATAAGAATAAAAAAAATGTTGTTAAGGATATTTAA
- a CDS encoding AI-2E family transporter encodes MKFDKNKIKYFDLIVAVFIIFIGIELVLNYKTAFYLLSKVVKILKPFIVAFIIAYALNPVIKFLEKKFNFKRSYNILITYVFLIGIIVLFSTILVPKIFYSGMDMLHNIPNFVSEISQWIDVNLAGKIGDLGEFFNNNASGLLKKLSELSSSWLNVGLSKLFNFTNSLINLVFGLIIAIYILASKEKYKEISEDFVYVIFKDKWGNKIIEFIKNVNRMVSLYIGIKALDSLIIGAIALAGFILFKSPYALIFGLIVAVTNMIPYFGPFVGMIPPFIINIFYSPKKAVFLLIFLILLQQFDAWYLEPKLVGDKVGLSPFLIILGITVFGSLFGIWGMLLASPIMAVLKIYIGGWFTRKVEKYKNT; translated from the coding sequence TTGAAATTTGATAAGAATAAAATTAAGTATTTTGATTTAATAGTAGCAGTTTTTATAATTTTTATAGGTATTGAATTAGTTTTAAATTATAAAACTGCATTTTATTTATTAAGTAAAGTGGTTAAAATTTTAAAGCCTTTTATTGTAGCATTTATAATAGCCTATGCTTTAAATCCTGTAATTAAATTTTTAGAAAAGAAATTTAATTTTAAAAGAAGCTATAATATACTAATAACATATGTTTTTTTAATAGGAATTATAGTTCTATTTTCAACAATATTAGTTCCTAAAATATTTTACAGTGGTATGGATATGTTGCATAACATCCCTAATTTTGTATCAGAAATTAGTCAATGGATAGATGTAAATTTAGCAGGCAAGATAGGAGATTTAGGAGAATTTTTTAATAATAATGCTAGTGGATTGTTGAAAAAGTTAAGTGAACTATCATCATCTTGGCTGAATGTAGGATTATCAAAGTTATTTAATTTTACTAATTCATTAATAAATTTAGTTTTTGGATTAATAATAGCCATATATATTTTAGCAAGCAAGGAGAAATACAAAGAAATTTCTGAGGACTTTGTATATGTAATTTTTAAAGATAAATGGGGAAATAAAATAATTGAGTTTATAAAAAATGTAAACAGAATGGTAAGTTTATATATAGGAATAAAGGCCTTAGACTCTTTAATAATAGGAGCTATAGCTTTAGCGGGTTTCATACTATTTAAATCTCCATATGCCCTAATTTTTGGTTTAATAGTGGCGGTTACAAATATGATACCTTATTTTGGACCTTTTGTAGGGATGATACCACCATTCATAATAAATATTTTTTATTCTCCTAAAAAGGCAGTATTTCTTCTAATATTTTTAATTTTGCTTCAACAGTTTGATGCTTGGTATTTAGAACCAAAATTAGTAGGGGATAAGGTTGGATTAAGTCCATTCTTAATTATATTAGGTATAACCGTGTTTGGAAGTTTATTTGGTATATGGGGAATGTTATTAGCATCACCTATAATGGCCGTACTTAAAATATATATAGGTGGATGGTTTACAAGAAAAGTAGAAAAATATAAGAATACATAA
- a CDS encoding GNAT family N-acetyltransferase, which produces MKIQLKRDLIEQIKISTEFQVKELTTVGKELNDNLNYCLSKFTEGILDPDIAGKSPNKFISNLQRGLLGDFSKKYIITAQDQNDTIGILIGIPKEEKLLHIYSLHVSPNYRNKGVGSALLSKCINDAYFNNIKGIILDVHIDNKPAYNLYKKFGFKEV; this is translated from the coding sequence ATGAAGATACAACTAAAAAGGGACTTAATTGAGCAGATAAAAATTTCAACTGAATTTCAAGTAAAGGAATTAACTACAGTAGGAAAAGAATTGAATGATAACTTAAATTATTGCCTTTCAAAATTTACGGAGGGAATATTAGACCCAGATATTGCAGGGAAAAGTCCTAATAAATTTATTTCTAATCTTCAAAGGGGACTTTTGGGTGATTTTTCAAAAAAATATATCATAACTGCACAGGACCAAAATGATACAATAGGTATTTTAATAGGTATACCAAAAGAGGAGAAATTATTACATATTTATTCTCTACATGTCTCTCCAAACTATCGAAATAAAGGTGTTGGGTCAGCGCTATTATCTAAGTGTATAAATGATGCGTATTTTAATAATATAAAAGGAATAATTTTAGATGTTCATATTGATAATAAACCTGCCTATAATTTATACAAAAAATTTGGTTTTAAAGAAGTATAA
- a CDS encoding 2-hydroxyacid dehydrogenase: MIVKPKVYIARRVSKEVQEYISNFCDLEMNEGDEILSREGIIKNYNYIDGLITIGTKIDEEFLDSMPNLKVVSNISVGYDNFVIKDMKKKKIVGTNTPDILNDTVADLTFGLILSLARRIPELDRITKAGMWEKVYPEEYVGTEVHHKTLGIIGMGRIGEAVAKRAKLGFDMDVLYYNRHRKEEIENKLGVKYSSKDKLIKNSDFIVILTPLTEETYHFIDAREFNLMKKSAIIINVSRGQTINELALIDALKTGKIAGAGLDVFEKEPTDKNNPLLRMDNVVTLPHIGSGTWKTRNDMSMMAAENMVSALQGNIPKNLVEELA; the protein is encoded by the coding sequence ATGATTGTGAAGCCTAAAGTATATATTGCTCGAAGAGTTTCAAAAGAAGTTCAGGAATATATTTCAAATTTTTGTGATCTTGAAATGAATGAAGGTGATGAAATACTCTCCAGAGAAGGAATAATAAAAAATTATAATTATATTGATGGCTTGATAACCATTGGAACAAAAATAGATGAAGAATTTTTAGATTCTATGCCTAATTTAAAAGTAGTAAGTAATATATCTGTAGGATATGATAATTTTGTAATTAAAGATATGAAAAAGAAAAAAATAGTAGGTACTAATACTCCAGATATACTAAATGATACAGTGGCAGATTTAACTTTTGGACTTATATTATCATTGGCAAGAAGAATACCAGAACTTGATAGAATAACAAAAGCTGGAATGTGGGAAAAAGTTTATCCAGAAGAATATGTAGGTACAGAAGTACATCATAAAACTTTAGGCATAATAGGTATGGGAAGGATAGGTGAGGCTGTAGCTAAAAGAGCTAAATTAGGATTTGATATGGATGTATTATATTATAATAGGCACAGAAAAGAAGAGATAGAAAATAAGCTGGGAGTAAAATATTCCTCTAAAGATAAGCTTATAAAAAATTCTGATTTTATTGTGATTTTAACTCCCCTTACTGAAGAAACATATCATTTCATTGATGCTAGAGAATTTAACTTAATGAAAAAGTCAGCAATAATTATTAATGTGTCTAGAGGGCAAACGATTAATGAGCTAGCTCTAATTGATGCTCTAAAAACTGGCAAAATAGCAGGGGCAGGATTAGATGTGTTTGAAAAAGAACCTACAGATAAAAATAATCCTCTTTTAAGAATGGATAATGTAGTAACTCTGCCACATATAGGATCAGGTACATGGAAAACAAGAAATGATATGAGTATGATGGCAGCAGAAAACATGGTTTCAGCATTACAAGGAAATATACCTAAAAATTTAGTAGAGGAACTTGCTTAA
- a CDS encoding DUF3793 family protein, protein MSELESKKYIKIMNNVNELEYLLFTIVYNVSPTIAGKKASSLLVFRKNGRNLYKLWLENKEEIRNTLKLKYFHLKNTHDTCVVLFYNEEMLNNILQDNKTQKFLKRFNYCNFNSLLSCLELLRERYEYACPHEMGIFLGYPLEDVVDFIECPNKQCLLRGYWKVYNNEKFAKDKFDIYDSIKSKVLNLLYKGENPKNILMGKI, encoded by the coding sequence ATGAGTGAATTAGAGTCAAAAAAATATATTAAAATTATGAATAATGTTAATGAATTAGAGTATTTACTTTTTACTATAGTGTATAATGTATCCCCAACAATAGCTGGAAAAAAAGCATCTTCTCTTTTGGTATTTAGAAAAAATGGAAGAAATCTATATAAATTATGGTTAGAGAATAAAGAAGAAATTAGAAATACTTTAAAATTAAAATACTTTCATTTAAAAAACACTCATGATACTTGTGTAGTTTTATTCTATAATGAAGAGATGCTAAATAACATTCTTCAAGATAATAAGACACAAAAATTTTTAAAAAGGTTTAATTATTGTAATTTTAATTCACTATTAAGTTGTTTGGAACTATTAAGAGAGAGATATGAATATGCATGTCCTCATGAAATGGGAATATTTCTTGGATATCCCCTAGAAGATGTAGTTGATTTTATTGAGTGTCCAAATAAGCAGTGCCTTTTAAGGGGGTATTGGAAGGTATATAATAATGAAAAGTTTGCTAAAGATAAATTTGATATATATGATTCTATAAAAAGTAAAGTATTAAATCTTTTATATAAGGGGGAAAACCCTAAAAATATATTAATGGGTAAAATATAA
- the thiW gene encoding energy coupling factor transporter S component ThiW — MEKNSKLLKKLMLAMLVAMGVVISPILRIEGMCPMAHFINIVCSVILGPWYSLLCATLIGVIRMFFLGIPPLALTGAVFGAALSGILYRVSKGNLICAIIGEIIGTGIIGAIVSYPVMTFIWGRTGLTWMFYVPSFIMGTLIGGTIAFIFLAALSRIGMLAKIQRTLGAKVYDKSKCNNKRSIANKTEC; from the coding sequence ATGGAAAAAAACTCAAAATTATTAAAAAAACTTATGCTTGCAATGTTGGTGGCAATGGGAGTTGTGATTTCACCGATTCTTCGTATTGAAGGCATGTGTCCTATGGCACATTTTATTAACATAGTATGTTCTGTTATTCTTGGACCTTGGTATTCACTGCTTTGTGCTACACTTATTGGTGTCATAAGAATGTTTTTTTTGGGAATTCCACCTTTAGCTTTAACTGGAGCAGTTTTTGGTGCTGCTTTATCTGGAATTTTATACAGAGTATCTAAAGGAAACTTGATTTGTGCCATTATAGGTGAGATTATAGGAACTGGCATTATAGGAGCTATAGTTTCATATCCTGTTATGACATTTATTTGGGGTAGAACAGGACTTACATGGATGTTCTACGTTCCTTCATTTATTATGGGTACACTTATCGGTGGAACCATTGCATTTATTTTTCTAGCGGCATTAAGCAGAATAGGGATGCTTGCAAAAATTCAGAGGACTTTGGGGGCGAAAGTTTATGACAAATCAAAATGCAACAATAAACGATCTATTGCAAATAAGACAGAATGTTAA
- a CDS encoding pyridoxamine kinase: MIKPVKRVAAIHDLSGFGRSSLTAIIPILSTMGIQVCPLPTAILSTQTDGFEDYSFLDLTDSMEGYINHWHKLKIDFDCIYSGFLGSPRQISIISNFIDLFKREHTLVVIDPVMGDNGELYNTMDISMIENMRNLIKKADIITPNITEAAYLIGENLNKDSDVTEDLIKNCCIRLSDLGPNIVIITSVPDLSNDKNTSVVAYNKEDNVFWKVSCKYIPTFYPGTGDSFTSVLIGSLLQGDSLPIALDRGVQFISTSIKASYGFKYPNREGVLLERVLDTLKLPVIVSSYEILK; this comes from the coding sequence ATGATCAAACCAGTAAAACGAGTTGCAGCTATACATGATTTATCAGGCTTTGGAAGATCTTCTTTGACAGCCATAATACCAATACTCTCCACAATGGGAATACAGGTTTGTCCATTACCTACAGCTATACTTTCTACTCAAACTGATGGTTTTGAGGACTATAGTTTTTTAGATCTTACAGATTCTATGGAAGGTTATATAAATCACTGGCATAAACTAAAAATAGATTTTGACTGCATATATAGCGGTTTTTTAGGTTCTCCTAGACAAATAAGCATAATATCTAATTTTATAGATTTATTTAAAAGGGAACATACTTTAGTTGTAATAGATCCAGTTATGGGTGACAATGGAGAGCTATATAATACAATGGATATATCAATGATTGAAAATATGAGGAATCTAATAAAAAAAGCTGATATAATAACTCCTAATATTACAGAAGCTGCTTATCTTATAGGCGAAAATCTAAATAAAGATTCAGATGTCACTGAAGATTTAATTAAAAATTGTTGTATTAGATTATCTGATTTAGGACCTAATATAGTAATAATAACTAGCGTTCCAGATTTATCTAATGATAAAAATACCAGTGTAGTTGCCTACAATAAAGAAGATAATGTCTTTTGGAAAGTTAGTTGTAAATACATTCCTACTTTTTATCCTGGAACTGGTGATTCTTTTACTAGCGTGCTCATAGGAAGTCTTCTTCAAGGAGACAGTTTACCCATAGCATTGGATAGAGGTGTGCAATTTATAAGCACAAGCATTAAAGCTAGTTATGGATTTAAATATCCTAATAGAGAGGGAGTGCTTTTAGAAAGGGTTCTAGATACATTAAAATTACCCGTAATAGTTAGTAGTTATGAAATTTTAAAGTAA